One window of Prionailurus bengalensis isolate Pbe53 chromosome B1, Fcat_Pben_1.1_paternal_pri, whole genome shotgun sequence genomic DNA carries:
- the PURG gene encoding purine-rich element-binding protein gamma: MPLPGCSGGGRCERRRRRGVGGGQRLRRLQQRGRELAAAAVVKGIGSGGDGSVDLKMERARRRGGGGGRGRGGKNVGGSGLSKSRLYPQAQHSHYPHYAASATPNQAGGAAEIQELASKRVDIQKKRFYLDVKQSSRGRFLKIAEVWIGRGRQDNIRKSKLTLSLSVAAELKDCLGDFIEHYAHLGLKGHRQEHGHGKEQASRRRQKHSAPSPPVSVGSEEHPHSVLKTDYIERDNRKYYLDLKENQRGRFLRIRQTMMRGTGMIGYFGHSLGQEQTIVLPAQGMIEFRDALVQLIEDYGEGDIEERRGGDDDPLELPEGTSFRVDNKRFYFDVGSNKYGIFLKVSEVRPPYRNTITVPFKAWTRFGENFIKYEEEMRKICNSHKEKRMDGRRASGEEQECLD, translated from the exons ATGCCCCTGCCCGGCTGCTCCGGCGGGGGACGGtgcgagcggcggcggcggcggggagtTGGCGGGGGGCAGCGGCTGCGGCGGCTGCAGCAGAGGGGCCGAgagctggcggcggcggcggtcgTGAAGGGCATCGGTAGCGGCGGTGATGGCAGTGTCGAT CTGAAGATGGAAAGAGCCAGGCGaaggggaggcggcggcggccgcggccgcgGCGGCAAGAATGTAGGGGGCTCTGGCCTAAGCAAGAGTAGACTCTATCCCCAGGCCCAGCACTCCCACTACCCCCACTACGCGGCCTCAGCCACCCCTAATCAGGCTGGGGGTGCAGCCGAAATCCAGGAGCTGGCCTCCAAACGAGTGGACATCCAGAAAAAGAGGTTTTACCTAGACGTGAAGCAAAGCTCCCGGGGCCGGTTCCTAAAGATAGCTGAAGTCTGGATAGGGAGAGGCCGGCAGGACAATATCAGAAAGAGTAAACTGactctgtccctgtctgtggCAGCGGAGCTGAAGGACTGTCTAGGGGACTTCATCGAGCATTACGCCCACCTGGGCCTGAAAGGCCACCGACAGGAGCATGGCCACGGCAAAGAGCAAGCGTCCAGGAGGAGACAGAAGCACTCGGCACCCTCCCCACCAGTCTCTGTAGGGTCCGAAGAGCACCCTCATAGTGTCCTCAAAACAGACTACATAGAGAGGGACAATAGGAAATACTATCTAGACCTAAAGGAAAATCAGCGGGGTCGCTTCCTAAGAATTAGACAAACCATGATGCGGGGGACTGGCATGATAGGTTATTTTGGTCACAGTTTGGGCCAAGAACAGACTATTGTGCTCCCAGCACAAGGAATGATCGAGTTTCGTGATGCCTTGGTTCAGCTAATTGAAGACTATGGCGAAGGGGACATAGAAGAACGAAGAGGTGGAGATGATGACCCACTTGAACTCCCAGAGGGGACTTCTTTCAGAGTGGACAATAAAAGGTTCTACTTTGATGTGGGCTCTAATAAATATGGAATTTTCCTGAAGGTAAGTGAGGTGAGGCCACCTTACCGTAATACTATTACTGTTCCATTCAAAGCTTGGACAAGGTTTGGGGAGAATTTTATCAAGTATGAAGAAGAGATGAGGAAAATTTGCAACAGccataaagaaaagagaatggatgGCAGAAGGGCCAGTGGTGAAGAACAAGAATGCCTCGACTAG